In Saccharicrinis fermentans DSM 9555 = JCM 21142, a genomic segment contains:
- a CDS encoding FAD-dependent oxidoreductase — MKTKNEKYEVVVVGGGMAGFCAAVSSARMGRKTCLIQNRPVFGGNCSSEIGVTIHGAAAFHAYARETGIISELLIEERSQNHAEIYENGWINSVWDMVMYDMAVKEEDLTFYLNTDMRDVKMSSDNKIEAVVAYIQSAETELIIEGDIFADCTGDGIVADRAGCEWRWGSESKSEFNEIHAPEVGSKEDVMGNSIHFRCKDMGRPVPFKAPDWAVKHDNPEYFYNQGRIPKDKRGGFWWLEIGVPYNTIYDNEDIRHELTRHTLGVWDWMKNCDPKMKEETKNYAIDWIGQVPGKRENRRIMGEYFMTENDIQEKTVFRDEIGFGGWFVDLHTPGGLLARHAEASAATDGEEYNTFDEYMVKSYCGPYGFPLRSLIARDVDNLMMAGRNISCSHAALGTLRVMGTTAVMGEAIGVAASTAIKHGVNIKEVPQKYIYEVQQNLLRNGCFLPNVKNTDKKDLALKAKIIASSEDYLLGAGPESKGFHEGLAIWKDQPQYHVETLETIKGQIVGIGSDRLDSVSVCLTNTSDIEQEVEAYIRPIDSIWDYRVDANEVIASAILKVPVGEKVWIDWEVNLTKENGLPLNQYVRIDLGANNNLEWHEAGCVIPGHTAMYQIGKNKMRRYYNGNTLSFKVSPAQNCFKATNIITGESRPHSYTNVWISNRNNPLDQWLQLIWDTPQDVSLVELTFPGHLLREYHAYAPLYRDPQCPKDLEIQGFINGGWVKIAEINDNYQRQRKVKLDKSYSLSQLRIVIKTTNGDASAMIYEVRVY; from the coding sequence ATGAAAACAAAGAACGAAAAATACGAAGTTGTAGTAGTAGGTGGAGGAATGGCTGGATTTTGTGCGGCTGTTTCCTCTGCTAGAATGGGAAGAAAAACTTGTTTAATTCAAAATCGTCCTGTTTTTGGAGGTAACTGTTCATCTGAGATTGGTGTAACCATACATGGCGCAGCTGCCTTTCATGCTTATGCACGTGAAACAGGTATTATCTCAGAATTATTGATCGAAGAGCGTTCACAAAATCATGCTGAGATATATGAGAATGGTTGGATTAACAGTGTTTGGGATATGGTGATGTATGATATGGCAGTGAAAGAGGAAGATTTAACTTTTTATCTTAATACTGACATGCGTGATGTTAAAATGTCTTCAGACAATAAAATTGAAGCCGTAGTTGCTTATATACAAAGTGCAGAGACTGAGTTAATTATTGAAGGAGATATTTTTGCGGATTGTACTGGTGATGGTATTGTAGCAGATAGGGCAGGTTGCGAATGGCGTTGGGGTTCAGAATCAAAAAGTGAATTTAACGAAATTCATGCTCCAGAAGTAGGCAGTAAAGAGGATGTAATGGGTAACTCTATCCATTTTAGATGTAAGGATATGGGGCGTCCAGTTCCTTTTAAAGCACCTGATTGGGCTGTAAAGCACGATAATCCGGAATACTTTTATAATCAAGGACGTATACCTAAGGATAAACGAGGTGGATTTTGGTGGTTGGAGATAGGCGTGCCTTATAATACCATTTATGATAATGAGGATATTCGTCATGAATTAACCCGACATACTTTAGGCGTTTGGGATTGGATGAAAAATTGCGACCCCAAGATGAAAGAGGAAACAAAAAATTATGCGATAGATTGGATTGGTCAGGTTCCTGGGAAACGTGAGAATCGTCGTATTATGGGTGAATACTTTATGACCGAGAATGATATTCAGGAGAAAACGGTATTTAGAGACGAAATTGGTTTTGGTGGATGGTTTGTTGATCTTCATACCCCAGGAGGATTGTTGGCAAGGCATGCCGAAGCATCTGCAGCTACGGATGGTGAAGAATACAATACCTTCGACGAATACATGGTAAAATCCTATTGCGGTCCATACGGTTTTCCTTTACGATCTTTAATTGCAAGGGATGTGGATAACCTAATGATGGCAGGACGTAATATTAGTTGTTCACATGCGGCACTTGGTACATTAAGAGTTATGGGAACAACCGCCGTTATGGGCGAAGCCATTGGTGTGGCTGCTTCTACAGCTATTAAGCATGGTGTAAATATAAAAGAGGTTCCTCAAAAATATATTTATGAAGTTCAACAGAACTTGTTACGTAATGGATGCTTTTTACCAAATGTTAAGAATACCGATAAAAAAGATTTAGCATTAAAAGCAAAAATAATAGCAAGTAGCGAAGATTATTTGCTAGGCGCAGGTCCGGAATCAAAAGGTTTTCACGAAGGTTTGGCTATCTGGAAGGATCAACCTCAGTATCATGTGGAGACTTTAGAGACCATTAAAGGTCAGATTGTGGGAATAGGGAGTGATAGATTAGACTCAGTTTCTGTTTGTTTAACAAATACTTCTGATATAGAGCAAGAAGTTGAAGCTTATATACGTCCGATAGATAGTATTTGGGATTATCGAGTTGATGCAAATGAAGTTATTGCTTCTGCAATTTTAAAAGTTCCGGTTGGTGAAAAAGTTTGGATAGATTGGGAGGTAAACCTTACCAAGGAAAATGGACTGCCATTAAATCAATATGTTAGAATCGATTTGGGAGCTAATAATAATTTGGAATGGCATGAAGCAGGTTGTGTAATCCCGGGACATACAGCGATGTATCAAATTGGAAAGAATAAAATGCGTCGTTACTACAATGGAAATACATTGAGTTTTAAGGTTTCTCCAGCACAAAACTGTTTTAAGGCCACAAATATTATTACAGGGGAGTCCAGACCTCATTCGTATACCAACGTATGGATTTCAAATAGAAATAATCCGTTAGATCAGTGGTTACAATTAATCTGGGATACACCGCAAGATGTTAGTTTGGTTGAGTTGACATTTCCGGGGCATTTGTTAAGAGAGTATCATGCATACGCACCGTTATATCGAGATCCTCAGTGTCCTAAAGATTTAGAAATTCAAGGTTTTATTAATGGTGGCTGGGTTAAAATTGCTGAGATTAACGACAATTATCAACGTCAGCGAAAAGTTAAACTCGATAAATCTTATTCGTTAAGTCAATTAAGAATAGTTATTAAAACTACCAATGGTGATGCGAGTGCTATGATTTACGAGGTTAGGGTATATTAG
- a CDS encoding SusC/RagA family TonB-linked outer membrane protein, giving the protein MKRVLRRILAKRGLLTISWMFLFAITLSAIENSSGTTNNKIQEDGKRTITGKVMDEYGDLLPGVSVVIEGTTIGTITDIEGNYNLVITEGAKYLVFSFVGMEDQRVSLGIENTVNVVLKSGVIGLEEIVAVGYGTTKKKDLTGSVAIVKADEITTKKTTNISEAIQGVVPGVSVTRSSGAPDASTTIRMRGFTTMQGSSVPLILVDDIPVGSIDDVNPNDVQSMSFLKDGAAAAIYGSRAAAGVVIITTKRGRSDKISVNYDYNYFVRTPTRTPKVVGVEKWLQMRNEYEWNDLGNPEGGEFALYSEDYINNYLQNNADSPDEYPNTNWEELLMKDFSTGQRHSFNIYGGNKVLKTNASFTYEKQDALYDHYDYERAIMRVNNDIKISDNIGAVVDFTYKRTVTEKPTVNPTAASRSYPAIYAGQWSDGRVASGKDGSNIWAELQYGGFNDKESHLLYGRLGAWIKPINDLKLSMYYAPNMYFEKNKYFRKSVPYWDWDNPNNEGTPLGYAISSTSLQESRTDNSKNTLQFIGKYNKNFGRHKVEAMAGYEEYSFNEEKLSIEGKEYILQDYPYLDMAPEGQLFANGSNTGEEDKNYRSAFGRVAYNYSSKYYLQANFRADASSRFAEDYRWGYFPSVSAGWLVTGEDFMSSIDAISYLKLRASYGELGNDRLGNYIYMSQIDFANILLSQGNTSVSDVAAAQYQLAIEDIKWEVTKTWDIGVDAAFFNNSLSVTADYYKKETTDMLLSLTTPDLIGYDDPYYNVGDMKTTGWEFSLEYNNKIGDLSYGGGFNISDYTSTIGDVSGRRLFADSSTKLSEEGGEFKEWYGYKTDGIFQTQDEVDAYVTPSSKIGVGDVKYLDISGPEGVPDGIISAEYDKVKLGSSTPHYEYGGNIKLGYKGFQFVATFQGVGEWNRRIYPAMVEPFGERWQNVPDIYEKSYFSYYNTPEQNLKAKYPRLGFQTKSHNYGMSDFWLVDGSYFRLKNINLSYTLPKNIIDKTGIGLSDVKVYFSGSDLFSIDNYPDGWDPEVGSSSYAITKTYLFGISVKL; this is encoded by the coding sequence ATGAAAAGAGTACTTAGGAGGATCCTTGCCAAAAGAGGATTGCTGACAATTTCCTGGATGTTTCTATTTGCGATAACATTATCGGCAATAGAAAATTCATCAGGTACCACAAACAATAAGATTCAAGAGGATGGCAAAAGAACTATTACTGGAAAAGTAATGGATGAATATGGAGATTTATTACCAGGTGTATCTGTGGTTATAGAAGGAACTACAATTGGCACAATTACAGATATTGAAGGGAACTATAATCTAGTAATCACTGAAGGTGCCAAATATTTAGTTTTTTCTTTTGTTGGAATGGAAGATCAGCGGGTTTCATTAGGAATTGAGAATACAGTGAACGTTGTGTTAAAGTCCGGAGTTATCGGTCTAGAAGAGATAGTGGCTGTGGGTTATGGAACTACTAAAAAGAAAGACCTAACAGGTTCTGTTGCTATTGTGAAAGCAGATGAGATTACCACAAAGAAAACAACGAATATTTCAGAGGCTATTCAAGGAGTGGTTCCTGGAGTATCTGTTACAAGAAGTAGTGGTGCTCCTGATGCGTCAACAACAATTCGTATGCGTGGTTTTACCACCATGCAGGGTTCCAGTGTCCCACTAATTCTTGTGGATGATATTCCTGTAGGAAGCATCGATGATGTGAACCCTAATGATGTTCAATCGATGTCTTTCCTAAAGGACGGAGCTGCTGCTGCGATTTATGGTTCACGTGCAGCTGCGGGGGTTGTGATTATAACAACCAAACGAGGACGTAGTGATAAAATATCGGTAAACTACGATTACAACTATTTTGTTCGTACCCCCACCCGAACACCTAAGGTAGTTGGGGTTGAAAAATGGTTACAAATGCGTAACGAATATGAGTGGAATGACCTTGGAAATCCAGAAGGTGGTGAATTTGCGCTGTATAGTGAAGATTATATCAATAACTATTTGCAAAATAATGCAGATAGTCCAGATGAGTATCCAAATACCAATTGGGAAGAGTTATTAATGAAGGATTTCTCTACTGGTCAAAGGCATTCATTTAATATTTATGGGGGGAATAAGGTATTAAAGACAAATGCTTCTTTTACTTATGAGAAGCAGGATGCACTTTATGATCACTATGATTATGAGAGAGCTATTATGCGTGTAAATAATGATATTAAAATCAGTGATAATATTGGTGCAGTAGTTGATTTTACATACAAAAGAACGGTAACAGAAAAACCAACAGTTAACCCAACGGCTGCTTCTCGTAGTTATCCGGCCATATACGCTGGACAGTGGAGTGATGGTAGAGTAGCCTCTGGTAAAGACGGATCAAATATCTGGGCCGAGTTACAATATGGAGGTTTTAATGATAAAGAATCTCATTTGTTATATGGAAGATTAGGAGCGTGGATTAAACCTATAAATGATTTAAAACTATCTATGTATTATGCTCCTAATATGTACTTTGAGAAGAATAAATATTTTAGAAAATCTGTCCCTTATTGGGACTGGGATAATCCAAACAATGAAGGTACTCCTCTGGGGTATGCAATTTCATCAACTTCGCTACAAGAAAGTAGAACGGATAATAGTAAAAATACGCTTCAGTTTATTGGTAAATATAATAAAAACTTTGGTAGACATAAGGTGGAAGCCATGGCTGGTTACGAAGAATATTCCTTTAATGAAGAAAAGTTAAGTATTGAAGGTAAGGAATATATCTTGCAGGATTATCCATATCTAGATATGGCACCAGAAGGTCAATTGTTTGCAAATGGAAGTAATACCGGTGAGGAAGATAAGAATTATAGATCTGCTTTTGGTAGAGTTGCTTATAATTATAGTAGCAAATATTACTTGCAGGCTAACTTTAGGGCAGATGCATCTTCTCGATTTGCTGAGGATTACAGATGGGGTTATTTTCCTTCGGTTTCTGCAGGTTGGCTAGTTACTGGAGAAGATTTCATGAGTTCCATTGATGCAATTTCTTATTTGAAGTTACGTGCTTCATACGGGGAGTTGGGTAATGATCGCTTAGGTAACTATATCTATATGTCGCAAATTGATTTTGCTAACATTCTATTATCACAAGGAAATACTTCCGTTTCGGATGTTGCGGCTGCTCAATATCAGCTTGCTATTGAGGATATTAAGTGGGAAGTAACAAAAACTTGGGACATTGGTGTGGATGCTGCATTTTTTAATAATAGTTTATCTGTTACTGCAGATTACTATAAAAAAGAAACTACAGATATGTTGTTGAGTTTAACAACTCCTGATTTAATAGGGTATGATGATCCTTATTATAACGTGGGAGATATGAAAACAACGGGCTGGGAGTTTTCTTTGGAATATAATAACAAAATAGGGGATCTATCCTATGGGGGTGGCTTTAATATTTCTGATTATACTTCTACTATTGGTGATGTATCTGGAAGAAGATTATTTGCAGATAGTAGTACTAAACTTTCGGAAGAAGGTGGCGAGTTTAAAGAATGGTATGGTTACAAAACTGATGGTATTTTTCAAACACAGGATGAAGTTGATGCCTATGTTACACCGAGTAGTAAGATAGGAGTTGGAGATGTTAAATATTTGGATATTAGTGGACCAGAAGGTGTTCCGGATGGGATTATTAGTGCTGAATATGATAAAGTAAAACTAGGAAGTTCAACCCCTCATTACGAATATGGAGGAAATATAAAATTAGGATACAAAGGTTTCCAGTTTGTAGCAACATTCCAGGGGGTTGGAGAATGGAATCGTAGAATTTATCCCGCTATGGTTGAACCGTTTGGTGAAAGGTGGCAGAATGTGCCGGACATCTATGAGAAAAGTTACTTTAGCTATTACAATACGCCGGAGCAAAACTTAAAAGCTAAATATCCACGTTTAGGTTTTCAAACAAAAAGCCACAATTACGGTATGTCAGATTTTTGGTTGGTGGATGGTTCATATTTCAGATTAAAGAATATTAACCTAAGCTATACTTTGCCTAAAAATATAATAGATAAAACAGGTATTGGTTTAAGCGATGTTAAGGTTTATTTCTCAGGTTCAGACTTGTTCTCTATAGACAATTATCCTGATGGATGGGATCCGGAAGTGGGAAGTAGTTCATATGCCATTACAAAGACATACTTGTTTGGTATTTCCGTTAAACTTTAA
- a CDS encoding RagB/SusD family nutrient uptake outer membrane protein, which translates to MKNLLKAIIIMIAVGITSCNDMDVVPTDSASSGNWYSNIDQIRWSLNDGYRVTFWKTDDESWTDNWTQRTSVSEIVSGSVTSSFGSAKTNWAHLYKAITRSNILIREIPLATYLAEEVRNKLVAEAYFMRASYYSYLVTHFGDVPFLLDEITIDESFEVERTDKNVILEQIYKDYDFAAEWLPAEYGANEKRYASSGAALALKARVALYMGDYAISADASKACMNLGVYELHDSYGEYFLPETKNSKETIFAIPRNSDLDDYLGKNYPQKATLPRNRDGWGAYNPSWELLAAYTCTDGLPIDESPLFESTNPFKNRDPRLMETIIPFGSLKDGDGLVPESGYRFLDREYNPHPDAKKILNYAIGTQVKNNDTKSVAQYASFNGLLWKKGVNEKWTEFLADPDNVIIRYADVLLMYAEANIELGSSHIDASVLEAINKVRARAYGVDVADVANYPAVISTNQDELRLIVRNERRVEFANEGLRYMDLIRWRLAEKALVGNIYGLLDVNVKASGAATGPLVDEVTSKGLWFWGLKPEIDDETGLPDFTNLHDAGLCKVIAVRNFDATRQYLWPIPAEERKINENLGQNPNY; encoded by the coding sequence ATGAAGAATCTATTAAAAGCAATAATTATAATGATTGCGGTTGGAATTACATCTTGTAATGATATGGATGTAGTACCAACAGATAGCGCATCCTCCGGTAATTGGTACTCTAATATTGATCAAATCAGGTGGTCTCTTAATGATGGTTATAGAGTCACTTTCTGGAAAACAGATGATGAATCATGGACGGATAATTGGACACAAAGGACATCAGTAAGTGAAATAGTATCTGGGTCGGTTACCAGTTCTTTTGGTTCTGCAAAAACTAATTGGGCGCATTTATACAAGGCAATAACAAGGTCAAATATTCTTATTCGTGAAATCCCATTGGCTACTTATTTAGCCGAAGAAGTAAGAAATAAATTGGTTGCAGAAGCATATTTTATGAGGGCTTCATATTATTCTTATTTGGTGACTCATTTTGGTGATGTTCCTTTTTTATTGGATGAGATTACGATTGATGAATCATTTGAAGTAGAGCGCACTGATAAAAATGTAATTCTTGAACAAATTTACAAAGATTATGATTTTGCCGCAGAGTGGTTGCCGGCAGAGTATGGCGCTAATGAAAAACGTTATGCCTCATCAGGTGCAGCTTTAGCCTTGAAAGCAAGGGTTGCTTTATATATGGGTGACTATGCTATTTCAGCCGATGCATCAAAGGCATGTATGAATTTAGGTGTGTATGAGCTTCATGACAGCTATGGTGAGTATTTTTTGCCAGAAACAAAGAACTCAAAGGAAACTATATTTGCTATTCCAAGAAATTCTGATTTGGACGATTATTTAGGAAAAAATTATCCTCAAAAGGCCACTCTACCACGTAATAGAGATGGATGGGGAGCGTACAATCCTTCATGGGAGCTATTGGCTGCTTATACTTGTACTGATGGCTTACCTATTGATGAATCACCATTATTTGAATCGACTAACCCATTTAAAAACCGTGATCCTCGTTTGATGGAGACAATTATACCCTTTGGTTCTTTAAAAGATGGGGATGGTTTGGTTCCTGAATCAGGTTATAGATTTCTAGATCGTGAATACAATCCACATCCAGATGCCAAGAAAATATTGAATTATGCTATAGGAACACAGGTAAAGAATAATGATACAAAATCTGTTGCCCAGTATGCTAGTTTTAATGGTTTACTATGGAAGAAAGGAGTAAATGAGAAATGGACTGAATTCTTAGCAGATCCAGATAATGTAATTATTCGTTATGCAGATGTGTTATTAATGTATGCTGAAGCTAATATAGAGTTAGGTTCTTCCCATATTGATGCTTCTGTATTAGAGGCAATTAATAAGGTTCGGGCCAGAGCGTATGGTGTAGATGTGGCAGATGTGGCAAATTATCCAGCGGTTATAAGTACCAACCAGGATGAACTTCGCTTGATTGTTAGAAATGAGCGCCGTGTGGAATTTGCCAACGAAGGATTGCGTTATATGGATTTAATTAGATGGAGATTGGCAGAAAAAGCATTAGTAGGTAATATCTACGGGTTATTAGATGTAAACGTAAAAGCGTCTGGAGCTGCTACAGGTCCGTTAGTTGATGAGGTTACCAGTAAGGGACTTTGGTTTTGGGGATTAAAACCTGAGATTGATGATGAAACCGGATTGCCTGATTTTACAAATCTACATGATGCAGGCTTGTGTAAAGTAATTGCAGTTCGTAATTTCGATGCAACACGCCAATATTTATGGCCTATTCCTGCAGAAGAAAGAAAGATTAACGAGAACTTAGGACAAAATCCTAATTATTAA
- a CDS encoding sulfatase-like hydrolase/transferase, giving the protein MRTLVLLIALQLLSPVIWAKKRTYTRPNFIVIYTDDQQYNGVGYTGNDIINTPFIDKLASKSLKFTNANVAFALCSPSRAAMLTGRYNSANGVLQLNSKLNKGEVSVASLLKEAGYSTAMTGKWHIPQKPKQLGFDFFSYMYSNGTYYNRQFFEEGDTLKPAIHCDLYAANKAKEYLNKKAKKDEPFFLYYCAQTPHMNGKLIWDAKGETKAQYDYKDMPVPANHADDLSDKPEYLKKVRNRRQAKKYGYPDSTAIQKHALDYYSVITELDGFVEGLIKEVKSLGLLDNTYIFFMSDNGWMVGDHGFTSKVLPYRPASHVPFFVLGPGIKKNTESNTMVSNIDIAPTMLDLAGVSVPDYMHGKSLKDVLTQKESVVRDIFIYEGVGKYGGSRPNLTAISDDYRLIITYKDETLKEESFRELYHQKKDKWEMTNLASNPEYASVVRKLESDIKKHKIEVLGM; this is encoded by the coding sequence ATGAGAACTTTAGTATTATTAATTGCGCTACAATTATTATCCCCGGTTATATGGGCTAAAAAGCGCACATACACACGTCCAAATTTTATTGTTATTTATACCGATGATCAGCAATATAATGGTGTTGGTTATACGGGTAATGATATTATTAATACGCCTTTTATAGATAAGTTGGCGTCAAAGTCATTGAAATTTACTAATGCCAATGTAGCCTTTGCGCTTTGTAGTCCAAGCCGTGCTGCGATGCTTACCGGGCGATATAACAGTGCTAATGGAGTATTGCAACTTAATAGTAAGCTAAACAAAGGCGAAGTATCTGTTGCTTCCTTGTTGAAAGAAGCAGGTTATTCAACTGCTATGACAGGAAAATGGCATATACCTCAAAAACCAAAGCAATTAGGTTTCGATTTTTTTAGTTATATGTATTCCAATGGAACCTATTATAACCGTCAGTTTTTTGAGGAAGGAGATACTTTAAAACCTGCAATACATTGTGATTTATATGCAGCCAATAAGGCGAAAGAGTATCTAAATAAAAAAGCTAAAAAAGATGAACCGTTCTTTTTATACTACTGTGCCCAAACGCCACACATGAATGGTAAGCTAATATGGGATGCTAAAGGGGAAACGAAAGCACAGTATGATTATAAAGATATGCCAGTGCCAGCCAATCATGCTGATGATTTATCGGATAAACCTGAATATCTGAAGAAAGTACGTAATCGCAGACAGGCTAAAAAATACGGTTACCCCGATTCAACAGCTATTCAAAAACATGCGCTGGATTACTATTCTGTAATAACAGAGCTGGATGGTTTTGTCGAAGGATTAATCAAAGAGGTAAAAAGTCTTGGCCTATTGGATAATACCTACATCTTTTTTATGAGCGATAATGGATGGATGGTTGGTGACCATGGATTTACCAGTAAAGTACTTCCTTATCGTCCTGCCAGTCATGTTCCATTTTTTGTGTTAGGACCTGGTATAAAGAAAAATACTGAATCGAACACTATGGTTTCTAATATCGATATAGCACCAACTATGCTCGATTTAGCAGGAGTATCGGTACCTGATTATATGCATGGTAAAAGTTTAAAAGATGTTCTTACTCAAAAAGAAAGTGTTGTTCGTGATATATTTATTTACGAAGGGGTAGGTAAATATGGTGGTTCAAGACCAAATCTCACGGCTATTTCTGACGATTACAGGTTGATCATTACTTATAAAGATGAAACGTTAAAAGAAGAATCATTCCGCGAATTATATCATCAAAAGAAAGATAAGTGGGAAATGACTAATCTGGCTTCAAATCCGGAGTATGCCTCTGTGGTTCGTAAGTTAGAGTCAGATATTAAAAAGCATAAAATTGAAGTTTTAGGAATGTGA